One segment of Candidatus Goldiibacteriota bacterium DNA contains the following:
- a CDS encoding outer membrane beta-barrel protein: protein MKKIAAAAVLLLSVMFTAAYAETNVNGTLEKSETWNVKNSPYIISDNVTIGKKTIINVQPGTVIKFKKEGKITVQGVFNCKGLPANPVRLLPFDGETFYEGLVYEGKYKSVMEFTVFIRGTIKVEGGSLIFSNNYILNATGITLFHFAKAVIKDSYFFNNTYGVYAEGQKMSFTITGNTFSKNRFAVYLQRFDDTKMLIEKNNFLSSTVNVTNYSALDADCKNNFWDYTEDNKIQKFMYDKRNNPKVGSINFKPFAQQKFAAWMPPVQFQSLVKYYLSLKRPDEETPKVTINAGASGFMPLSPDSLKEDTKFGLGLNAEFQLSINGAFRLGVAGRTVSLANDKDFYKYELNMTDLLVNVYWYMGYRKDLFLMPYLRLGNGVALVSTMYLFDGGYSEKKNEIDYTAEAAAGVEFIILKMFSIKADAGYNYTLTQNGKNISYPFLNISGGVVFDVPLFLSE from the coding sequence TTGAAAAAAATCGCCGCTGCTGCAGTTTTACTGCTGTCAGTGATGTTTACAGCCGCCTACGCAGAAACAAATGTAAACGGGACACTTGAAAAAAGTGAAACGTGGAATGTTAAAAATTCACCGTATATTATTAGTGATAATGTCACTATAGGAAAAAAAACAATAATAAATGTCCAGCCGGGCACGGTGATTAAATTTAAAAAAGAAGGCAAAATTACCGTCCAGGGCGTCTTTAACTGTAAAGGGCTGCCGGCAAATCCCGTAAGGCTTCTGCCCTTTGACGGTGAAACTTTTTATGAAGGCCTTGTTTATGAAGGTAAATATAAAAGTGTTATGGAATTTACGGTTTTTATAAGGGGCACAATTAAAGTTGAAGGCGGAAGTTTAATTTTTTCCAACAATTATATTTTAAATGCCACAGGCATTACGCTCTTTCATTTTGCCAAGGCGGTAATTAAAGACAGTTATTTTTTTAACAATACTTACGGCGTATATGCCGAAGGCCAGAAAATGAGTTTTACGATAACCGGCAATACTTTCAGTAAAAACAGGTTTGCCGTTTATCTGCAGCGCTTTGATGACACCAAAATGCTCATTGAAAAAAATAATTTTTTATCAAGCACCGTTAATGTGACAAATTATTCGGCGCTTGACGCGGATTGTAAAAATAACTTCTGGGATTATACGGAAGACAACAAAATACAGAAGTTTATGTATGATAAACGAAATAATCCAAAAGTGGGCTCTATTAATTTTAAACCTTTCGCGCAGCAGAAATTTGCGGCGTGGATGCCGCCGGTTCAGTTTCAGTCGCTTGTAAAATATTACTTGTCTTTAAAACGCCCGGATGAAGAAACGCCAAAAGTCACCATAAACGCTGGCGCAAGCGGTTTTATGCCGCTGTCGCCGGATTCGCTTAAAGAAGACACAAAATTCGGGCTTGGTTTAAACGCGGAATTTCAGTTAAGTATTAACGGCGCTTTCAGGCTTGGAGTCGCGGGCAGGACGGTTTCACTTGCCAATGATAAAGATTTTTATAAATATGAGCTTAATATGACGGATCTGCTTGTGAATGTTTACTGGTATATGGGCTACAGAAAAGACCTGTTCTTAATGCCTTACTTAAGGCTTGGCAACGGGGTTGCCCTTGTCAGCACCATGTATCTGTTTGACGGCGGTTATTCAGAAAAAAAGAACGAAATAGACTATACGGCAGAAGCCGCGGCAGGCGTGGAATTTATTATTCTTAAAATGTTTTCAATAAAGGCTGACGCGGGTTATAACTACACATTAACCCAAAACGGAAAAAACATTTCATATCCGTTTTTAAATATAAGCGGCGGGGTTGTATTTGATGTTCCGCTTTTTTTAAGCGAATAA
- a CDS encoding DUF721 domain-containing protein: MEEIKNIVEKLIKKTGFSEDMVIEKIHDNWSRIAGQKLCSKTEPFKYNEGKLFVYADNSTVKSELGYIRREIIKKANLASGIDGVKEVVIRIKG, translated from the coding sequence ATGGAAGAAATTAAAAATATAGTTGAAAAGCTTATTAAAAAAACCGGTTTTTCAGAAGATATGGTGATTGAAAAGATTCACGATAACTGGAGCAGGATAGCCGGCCAGAAACTTTGTTCAAAGACAGAGCCTTTTAAATATAATGAAGGAAAACTTTTTGTTTACGCGGACAACAGTACGGTAAAATCAGAACTTGGGTACATCCGCCGTGAAATAATTAAAAAAGCAAACCTTGCGTCCGGAATTGACGGCGTAAAAGAAGTGGTTATAAGGATAAAAGGATGA
- a CDS encoding adenylate/guanylate cyclase domain-containing protein: MRKNKAPVKSIMFLSALIGMLIAFGYDPLFKLLSATLSKKFAVSPWEDILASVILGAFYLGVLIYLFAMMNLSSFASKILKHMVNQMRTKEILPAGFQMKTRGGYAAAYANILKIFDLFVCSFISVKQDKDKFKSSLGKYLDPSLKDEIENRGINEHYVGGKKKTATIFFSDIRGFTSFTENSEPEKVVMMLNEYFTIATKAIQKNRGRVNKFIGDAVMAVFEEAPKYIDYLDADKAILSALDIQVQFAMKLKEWKEKDPTLNIGLGIGLARGEIITGNMGSEERLEYTVIGDTVNFASRICGTALNGQVIISEEVYKQVETIVEVDSLPPVEVKGKAGFHNVYSVKTRKMLI, encoded by the coding sequence ATGAGAAAAAATAAAGCGCCCGTAAAAAGCATTATGTTCTTAAGCGCGTTAATAGGCATGCTGATTGCGTTTGGTTATGACCCGCTGTTTAAACTGCTGTCAGCAACACTTTCAAAAAAATTTGCTGTCTCGCCATGGGAAGATATTCTGGCATCCGTAATTCTTGGAGCTTTTTACCTTGGAGTGCTGATATACCTGTTTGCAATGATGAACCTTTCTTCTTTTGCTTCAAAAATATTAAAGCATATGGTAAACCAGATGAGAACCAAGGAAATTCTGCCTGCGGGTTTTCAGATGAAAACAAGGGGCGGTTATGCGGCTGCATACGCAAATATCCTTAAAATATTTGACCTTTTTGTATGTTCATTTATCAGCGTCAAACAGGATAAGGATAAGTTTAAATCTTCACTTGGAAAATATCTTGACCCTTCTTTAAAAGATGAAATAGAGAACCGCGGGATTAACGAACATTATGTGGGGGGGAAGAAAAAAACCGCCACCATATTTTTTTCAGACATAAGGGGCTTTACGTCTTTTACGGAAAATTCAGAGCCGGAAAAGGTGGTTATGATGTTAAACGAGTATTTCACAATTGCTACAAAAGCAATTCAGAAAAACAGGGGCAGGGTTAATAAATTCATCGGAGACGCGGTAATGGCCGTGTTTGAAGAAGCTCCCAAGTACATAGATTATCTTGACGCGGATAAAGCTATTTTATCAGCGCTTGATATACAGGTGCAGTTTGCCATGAAATTAAAAGAGTGGAAGGAAAAAGACCCAACCCTTAATATAGGCCTTGGAATAGGGCTTGCAAGGGGAGAGATAATAACAGGCAATATGGGTTCTGAAGAACGGCTTGAATACACCGTAATAGGCGATACGGTAAATTTTGCAAGCAGGATATGCGGCACAGCCTTAAACGGTCAGGTGATAATTTCAGAAGAAGTATATAAGCAGGTGGAAACAATCGTGGAAGTGGATTCGCTTCCGCCCGTGGAAGTAAAAGGCAAAGCCGGTTTTCATAATGTTTATTCTGTAAAAACAAGAAAAATGCTGATATAA
- a CDS encoding Crp/Fnr family transcriptional regulator, translating to MTKKELILCLKESFIFSGVKDSGLLIILQHMKENMYAAGDTIFSEGEAGDSLHIIISGVVRVVKYSKDGKTKTLAILKRKDAFGEMALLTKEARSATVEAFEDTGTLSISRENFEEIISKEPSISLQIIKSLSERLSKADRDIKILALGNAKSRIACVLMDFKDEDGKVKFTHQELGDLAGLTRETTTRTLLLMEKEKIINVIKRKIYIKDIKKMKELCV from the coding sequence ATGACAAAAAAAGAGTTGATTCTTTGTCTGAAAGAAAGTTTTATTTTTTCCGGAGTTAAAGACAGCGGGCTTTTAATAATTTTGCAGCATATGAAAGAAAATATGTATGCCGCCGGAGATACTATTTTCAGCGAAGGTGAAGCCGGCGATTCGCTTCACATCATAATTTCCGGAGTGGTAAGGGTGGTGAAGTATTCAAAAGACGGCAAGACAAAGACCCTTGCCATATTAAAAAGAAAAGACGCTTTTGGCGAGATGGCCCTGCTTACAAAAGAAGCGCGGTCCGCCACGGTGGAAGCTTTTGAAGACACCGGGACGCTCAGTATTTCCCGTGAAAATTTTGAAGAAATTATATCCAAAGAACCTTCAATTTCGCTTCAGATAATTAAAAGCCTTTCTGAAAGGCTTTCAAAAGCGGACCGTGATATAAAAATTCTTGCGCTCGGAAACGCTAAAAGCAGAATAGCCTGCGTGCTTATGGATTTTAAAGATGAGGACGGAAAAGTTAAATTTACGCATCAGGAGCTGGGCGATTTAGCAGGCCTTACAAGGGAAACCACGACAAGGACTCTGCTTTTAATGGAAAAAGAAAAAATTATCAATGTAATAAAAAGAAAAATATATATTAAAGACATTAAAAAAATGAAAGAATTGTGCGTATAA
- a CDS encoding 3D domain-containing protein: MNNINNTGFKTAAVILFAAWVIFAAAAINTRISAGVAKEYIPFDIKVRKSNFIKSGWTVWLEEGQKGYSHSVSKNLDLGGRTVFSKALYNTGIIKKPKNGFKIEGISKSNHPITVPETTYVHYVHDVEATAYDPSPESNGLKWAGITSLGWRTRHGIAAVDPKVIALRSLIYVDGYGFAWCGDVGGAIKGKKIDLCYNTTEEAFKWGRKKVKVYVLGTKPKSYYANKKKK, encoded by the coding sequence ATGAATAATATTAATAATACGGGTTTTAAAACAGCCGCAGTTATTTTATTTGCCGCGTGGGTTATTTTTGCCGCCGCTGCCATAAATACGCGCATAAGCGCAGGCGTTGCAAAGGAATATATTCCTTTTGACATAAAAGTAAGAAAAAGTAATTTTATTAAAAGCGGATGGACAGTTTGGCTTGAAGAAGGGCAAAAAGGCTACAGCCATTCTGTAAGTAAAAATCTTGATTTGGGCGGCAGAACAGTTTTTTCAAAAGCTTTATATAATACCGGAATAATAAAAAAACCAAAAAATGGTTTTAAGATAGAGGGCATATCAAAATCAAATCATCCCATAACCGTTCCGGAGACCACCTATGTGCATTACGTCCATGATGTGGAAGCCACGGCATATGACCCGTCGCCTGAATCCAACGGATTAAAGTGGGCGGGGATAACATCGCTTGGATGGCGTACAAGACATGGAATAGCCGCTGTGGACCCCAAAGTAATTGCTTTAAGGTCGCTTATTTACGTTGACGGATATGGTTTTGCCTGGTGCGGGGATGTCGGCGGCGCCATTAAAGGCAAAAAAATAGACCTTTGTTACAATACCACCGAAGAAGCTTTTAAATGGGGAAGAAAAAAAGTAAAAGTATACGTGCTTGGCACAAAACCAAAAAGTTATTATGCCAATAAAAAGAAAAAATGA
- the gyrB gene encoding DNA topoisomerase (ATP-hydrolyzing) subunit B: MAKKDKKASKKEETKQDKSIKAEKETQAEKPKDANKQDASASDYTADKITVLEGLEAVRKRPAMYIGSTSGAGLHHLVYEVVDNSIDEAMAGYCDNINVIIHVDNSITVIDNGRGIPVEIHKQMKKSALEVVLTVLHAGGKFDHNSYKVSGGLHGVGVSCVNALSEWLEVEVRRDGKVYTQSYARGVAQAPVKQIGTAKKTGTKIVFKPDAKIFDTLVYNYEILATRLRELAFLNKGITITIIDERADEPKEEMFKFEGGISEFVKHMNKNKEVINKKPVYIEGEKDGTIIEVALQYNDGYSENIFSFVNNIRTIEGGTHLSGFKTALTRAASTHARKNNLIKKDNFTIQGDDVREGLYAVVSVKVQDPQFEGQTKAKLGNSDVEGIVNSLVYEKLVSYFEENPGEAKKIIGKAVSAAEAREAARKARDLARRKSTLDSAGLPGKLADCSESEPELCELYLVEGDSAGGSAKMARDRRTQAILPLKGKILNVEKARIDKVLSNDEIRTMITAIGAGIGKDNFDVTKARYHKLVIMTDADVDGAHISTLILTFLFRQAMPLLEAGYVYIAQPPLYKIKKGKSERYLKDDKEMNEFLSAEGTKDLKLVMLSKKGKDKEVKEADLKEILGYVIDLEHMIPRLKKTGCSLQSFLEAREKWKKIPMFEIGHKGKTEYADNEKEAVEIIKDLLPKISAKITFDDIVEIIKKNKETSYMIDLRDRAELRTIDEIMKKLENYGLDAEGLFEEEMESVSKEKGEKKENVLPVFKAVDDSEETLLFTIGELADYIKDRAKKGLHIQRYKGLGEMNPEQLWETTMDPRTRTLKQVTMENVAKADELFTILMGDEVAPRREFIETHALEVKNLDI; the protein is encoded by the coding sequence ATGGCAAAGAAAGATAAAAAAGCCTCTAAAAAAGAGGAAACAAAACAGGACAAAAGTATTAAAGCCGAAAAAGAAACACAGGCTGAAAAACCAAAAGACGCAAATAAACAGGACGCTTCAGCCAGCGATTACACGGCCGATAAAATTACCGTTTTAGAAGGGCTTGAAGCCGTAAGAAAAAGGCCTGCCATGTATATTGGAAGCACATCGGGAGCAGGCCTTCACCATCTGGTATATGAAGTGGTGGACAATTCCATAGACGAAGCCATGGCGGGATATTGCGACAATATCAATGTCATTATCCACGTGGACAACAGTATAACCGTTATAGACAACGGCCGCGGTATACCTGTGGAAATACATAAACAGATGAAAAAATCCGCTCTGGAAGTTGTTTTAACAGTACTTCATGCCGGCGGTAAATTTGACCATAATTCATATAAAGTATCCGGCGGGCTTCACGGTGTGGGTGTTTCCTGCGTAAACGCGCTGTCTGAATGGCTTGAAGTGGAAGTAAGAAGGGACGGAAAAGTGTACACGCAGAGTTACGCGCGCGGAGTTGCCCAGGCGCCGGTAAAACAGATAGGCACAGCCAAAAAAACCGGTACAAAAATAGTTTTTAAGCCTGACGCGAAAATATTTGACACGCTTGTGTACAATTATGAAATACTTGCCACAAGGTTAAGGGAACTTGCTTTCTTAAACAAAGGGATCACAATTACCATTATTGACGAACGCGCCGATGAGCCTAAAGAAGAAATGTTTAAATTTGAAGGCGGTATTTCTGAATTTGTAAAGCACATGAATAAAAACAAGGAAGTAATAAATAAAAAACCTGTTTACATTGAAGGTGAAAAAGACGGCACTATAATAGAAGTGGCGCTGCAGTATAATGACGGGTATTCCGAAAATATATTTTCGTTTGTCAATAATATAAGGACCATAGAAGGCGGAACCCATCTTTCCGGTTTTAAGACAGCGCTTACAAGGGCCGCGTCAACTCATGCAAGAAAAAATAACCTTATTAAAAAAGATAATTTTACAATACAGGGAGATGATGTCCGTGAAGGCCTTTACGCGGTGGTAAGCGTTAAGGTACAGGATCCGCAGTTTGAAGGGCAGACAAAGGCAAAACTTGGAAATTCGGACGTGGAAGGCATTGTAAATTCGCTTGTATATGAAAAACTTGTTTCATATTTTGAGGAAAATCCGGGTGAAGCAAAAAAAATAATAGGCAAAGCGGTTTCTGCCGCGGAAGCGCGCGAAGCCGCAAGAAAAGCGCGTGACCTTGCCAGAAGAAAAAGCACTCTTGATTCCGCGGGGCTTCCCGGAAAACTTGCTGACTGTTCTGAATCTGAACCTGAACTTTGCGAGCTGTATCTGGTAGAGGGAGATTCCGCCGGCGGTTCTGCAAAAATGGCAAGGGACAGAAGGACACAGGCAATACTTCCGCTTAAAGGAAAAATTCTTAATGTGGAAAAAGCCCGTATAGACAAAGTGCTTTCCAATGACGAAATAAGGACTATGATAACAGCCATAGGCGCCGGCATAGGCAAGGATAATTTTGACGTCACTAAGGCGCGTTATCATAAACTTGTTATTATGACAGATGCTGATGTTGACGGCGCGCATATTTCCACGCTTATTTTAACTTTTTTATTCAGGCAGGCTATGCCGCTATTAGAAGCCGGTTATGTGTATATCGCCCAGCCGCCGCTTTATAAGATAAAAAAAGGCAAGTCAGAACGCTATCTAAAAGATGATAAAGAAATGAATGAATTCCTTTCAGCGGAAGGTACAAAAGACCTTAAACTTGTCATGTTAAGTAAAAAAGGCAAAGATAAAGAAGTAAAAGAAGCTGACCTTAAGGAAATTCTTGGATATGTAATTGACCTGGAACATATGATTCCCAGATTAAAGAAAACCGGATGCAGCCTTCAGAGTTTCCTTGAAGCCCGCGAAAAATGGAAAAAAATACCCATGTTTGAAATAGGGCATAAGGGAAAAACCGAATACGCTGACAATGAAAAAGAAGCTGTGGAAATAATTAAAGACCTTCTTCCGAAAATAAGCGCCAAAATTACTTTTGATGATATTGTGGAAATAATAAAAAAGAATAAAGAGACTTCTTACATGATAGACCTGCGTGACAGGGCGGAATTAAGGACTATTGATGAGATTATGAAAAAACTTGAAAATTACGGGCTTGACGCGGAAGGCCTTTTTGAAGAAGAGATGGAATCTGTATCAAAAGAAAAAGGCGAGAAAAAAGAAAATGTGCTGCCTGTTTTTAAAGCTGTGGATGATTCCGAAGAAACCCTTCTGTTTACCATAGGTGAACTTGCCGATTACATTAAAGACAGGGCGAAAAAAGGGCTGCACATACAAAGGTATAAGGGCCTTGGTGAAATGAACCCCGAACAGCTCTGGGAAACAACCATGGACCCAAGGACAAGAACATTAAAACAGGTTACAATGGAAAATGTGGCCAAAGCAGACGAACTTTTTACGATTTTAATGGGTGATGAAGTCGCGCCAAGAAGGGAATTCATAGAGACCCACGCGCTTGAAGTAAAAAATCTTGATATATAA
- the gyrA gene encoding DNA gyrase subunit A, protein MEEEIKPGGRIIQAAIEDEIKTSYLDYSMSVIVGRALPDIRDGLKPVHRRVLYGMHDMGLYSNKSYRKSAKIVGEVMGNYHPHGDSSIYDTMVRMAQPFVFRMPLVDGQGNFGSVDGDPPAAMRYTEARLSKFAEELLKDLDKNTVDFVPNYDESTKEPTVLPVSFPHLLVNGSSGIAVGMATNIPPHNLGEVIDATIMVIDNKNTKIEEIMGVIKGPDFPTGAFIIGKEGIKSAYSTGRGSIVMQSKIKIEESKKGKKQIIITELPYMVNKANLLENIANLVKDKKIEGITDLRDESDKDGTRAVIEISKNDNPEIILNQLYKHTQMRTTFGVIMLAIVDGRPRVLNIKEFLENFIQFRKQVIIRRLKFELDKAEKRAHILEGLKIALKYLDRVIKIIRGSSSTEEAKGKLIAAFNLSVMQAQAILDMRLQQLTNLEVEKLENEYKELLKLIEKLKSILASEKKILDLMKEELVEVRRKYSDDRRTQIIAKEKEMTMEDLIQEEDMVVTITHRGFIKRTPVSAYKAQKRGGRGIIAMETKEEDFIEDLFVSNTHEFLMFFTSKGRCHWLKVYEIPEGARQTRGKAIVNLIKLEEGETVAAYVSVKSFEEDKYLIMSTESGLIKRSNLSLFGNPRSGGIIAIGLNDDDKLIDTKIASEKDEIFIATMDGMAIRTKVKQFREIGRTGMGVRGINLNKKDKVVSMTILGSDKKDSTLLTVTEKGFGKRTKISEYREQSRGGKGLISIKVTDKTGEVVSIKLVEDANELMIITNKGTLIRTKIKDIKTIGRNTQGVRLIKLKDAEKVSAVARVAEEEEEVQE, encoded by the coding sequence ATGGAAGAAGAGATAAAACCCGGCGGAAGAATAATTCAGGCGGCCATAGAAGACGAAATAAAAACATCATATCTTGATTATTCAATGAGTGTAATTGTGGGAAGGGCGCTTCCTGATATCCGCGACGGTTTAAAACCCGTTCATAGAAGGGTCCTGTATGGAATGCACGATATGGGGCTTTACAGCAATAAATCATATAGAAAATCCGCTAAAATAGTCGGAGAAGTAATGGGTAATTATCATCCCCACGGCGACTCCTCTATTTACGATACCATGGTCAGAATGGCGCAGCCATTTGTATTCAGAATGCCGCTTGTGGACGGACAGGGTAACTTTGGTTCGGTGGACGGCGATCCGCCCGCCGCAATGCGTTATACAGAAGCGCGTTTAAGCAAATTTGCGGAAGAACTTTTAAAAGACCTTGATAAAAACACGGTTGATTTTGTACCTAATTATGATGAATCCACAAAAGAACCCACAGTGCTGCCGGTATCTTTCCCGCACCTTCTGGTAAACGGTTCTTCCGGTATTGCCGTAGGTATGGCCACCAATATTCCTCCCCACAATCTTGGCGAAGTTATTGACGCCACAATTATGGTAATAGATAATAAAAATACAAAAATAGAAGAAATTATGGGTGTGATAAAAGGCCCGGATTTTCCCACAGGAGCTTTCATAATAGGAAAAGAAGGAATAAAATCGGCATACAGTACGGGCAGGGGCTCTATTGTAATGCAGTCAAAGATAAAAATTGAAGAAAGTAAAAAAGGCAAAAAACAGATAATAATCACGGAACTTCCTTATATGGTAAACAAAGCCAATCTGCTTGAAAACATAGCCAACCTTGTAAAAGATAAAAAAATTGAAGGTATTACTGATTTAAGGGATGAATCGGATAAAGACGGCACCAGGGCTGTAATTGAAATTTCAAAAAATGACAATCCTGAAATAATTTTAAACCAGCTTTATAAACACACGCAGATGAGAACCACCTTTGGCGTAATAATGCTTGCTATTGTGGATGGAAGGCCGCGTGTCCTTAATATTAAAGAATTCCTTGAAAATTTTATACAGTTCAGAAAACAGGTAATAATAAGAAGGCTTAAATTTGAACTTGATAAAGCGGAAAAACGCGCGCACATTCTGGAAGGTTTAAAAATAGCGTTAAAGTATCTTGACAGGGTAATAAAAATAATAAGGGGCTCTTCCAGCACAGAAGAAGCCAAAGGCAAACTTATTGCCGCTTTTAACCTGTCTGTCATGCAGGCGCAGGCAATTCTGGACATGAGGCTTCAGCAGCTGACAAACCTTGAAGTTGAAAAACTGGAAAACGAATACAAAGAACTTTTAAAACTGATTGAAAAATTAAAGTCAATTCTTGCAAGTGAAAAGAAGATTCTTGATTTGATGAAAGAAGAACTTGTTGAAGTCCGCAGAAAATATTCGGATGACCGCAGGACGCAGATAATTGCCAAAGAAAAAGAAATGACAATGGAAGACCTTATCCAGGAAGAAGATATGGTGGTTACCATTACGCACCGCGGGTTTATTAAAAGGACTCCTGTGTCCGCTTACAAAGCGCAGAAGCGCGGCGGCCGCGGCATAATTGCCATGGAAACAAAAGAAGAGGATTTTATAGAAGACCTTTTTGTTTCCAACACGCATGAATTCTTAATGTTCTTTACGTCCAAAGGGCGCTGCCACTGGCTTAAGGTATATGAAATACCCGAAGGCGCAAGGCAGACCAGGGGCAAAGCGATTGTAAATCTTATTAAGCTTGAAGAAGGCGAAACCGTGGCGGCATATGTTTCAGTTAAATCATTTGAAGAAGATAAGTACCTGATAATGTCCACGGAATCCGGGCTTATTAAAAGGTCTAACTTATCGCTGTTTGGAAATCCAAGAAGCGGCGGCATTATAGCCATAGGGCTTAATGATGACGATAAGCTTATTGATACAAAAATAGCGTCGGAAAAAGATGAAATTTTCATAGCTACAATGGACGGTATGGCTATCCGCACAAAGGTAAAACAGTTCAGGGAAATAGGGCGTACAGGAATGGGCGTACGCGGGATAAACCTGAATAAAAAAGATAAAGTGGTAAGCATGACAATACTTGGCTCTGATAAAAAAGATTCCACGCTTTTAACTGTCACTGAAAAAGGTTTTGGAAAACGCACAAAAATTTCAGAATACAGGGAACAAAGCCGCGGCGGAAAAGGGCTTATAAGCATAAAGGTGACCGATAAGACAGGCGAAGTTGTTTCCATTAAGCTTGTGGAAGACGCCAATGAGCTTATGATAATTACAAATAAAGGCACCCTTATCAGGACAAAAATAAAAGACATTAAGACCATAGGCAGAAATACACAGGGTGTCAGGTTAATTAAACTTAAAGACGCGGAAAAAGTAAGCGCGGTGGCAAGGGTTGCCGAAGAAGAGGAAGAAGTACAGGAATAA
- a CDS encoding beta-phosphoglucomutase family hydrolase, which produces MELKAVIFDVDGVIIDTAPLHHKSWETVLKRDYNMKFTFADFKNKIDGMPRAKGVKALLPLADDKEVERICAEKQKFFEIYLKKNGVKIFKSTVNLIIKLKNEGIKVAMASSSKNAAPILKQEGIFKYFDIDAEGALAKKGKPFPDIFLRAAKKMKVKPSECAVFEDAQIGIDAANAAGMISIGVTREHKLNKTKLNVKNMREINVKKIRELFK; this is translated from the coding sequence ATGGAATTAAAAGCGGTAATTTTTGATGTGGATGGGGTTATAATTGACACAGCCCCCCTTCACCATAAATCCTGGGAAACGGTTTTAAAAAGGGATTACAATATGAAATTTACTTTTGCGGATTTTAAAAATAAGATAGACGGTATGCCGCGGGCAAAAGGGGTAAAAGCTCTTTTACCGCTGGCAGATGACAAAGAAGTGGAGCGTATATGCGCTGAAAAACAGAAATTTTTTGAAATATACCTTAAAAAAAACGGGGTAAAAATTTTTAAAAGCACGGTAAACCTTATAATAAAACTTAAAAACGAAGGCATAAAAGTGGCTATGGCAAGTTCAAGCAAAAATGCCGCGCCTATTCTTAAACAAGAGGGTATTTTTAAATATTTTGATATTGACGCGGAAGGGGCGCTTGCGAAAAAGGGAAAGCCGTTTCCGGATATTTTTTTAAGGGCGGCAAAAAAAATGAAAGTTAAACCGTCTGAATGCGCGGTTTTTGAAGACGCTCAGATAGGCATTGACGCAGCCAACGCGGCGGGCATGATAAGCATAGGCGTCACAAGGGAACACAAACTGAATAAAACAAAGCTTAACGTAAAAAATATGAGAGAAATTAACGTAAAAAAAATCAGGGAGTTATTTAAATAA